Part of the Deltaproteobacteria bacterium genome, CTAATGGTTGCGTTACTATTAAATGGAAATATTTTAGAGGTTAGTCAGCCCTAGGGCTTTTAAGCCCTCTGTCCAGTGAAGGCAAAGCACTCCTTGAATCTCTTTGGCATGAGTGTCTCTTGAAAAACAGTAAGGAGAACTGTTAGGGATATCCTTTGCTAGGCGACTTAGGTGGCGAATGTCGTCTTCGGTAACGCGCTCAGTTGATTTTATCTCAATTAATGCGCGCGAGTCCCCAGGCCGCTCAATTATTAGGTCGATCTCTGCCCCATCTTGTGTTTGCAAATAGGAGAAAGCGTAGTCCTTTTCGCAGTATGATTGCAAATGCATAATTTCAGCGATTAGAAACTGTTCAAATGCTTTCCCAAAGGCGTATGTTTGCGGCAGTAACTTTACCGTTAGCGTTCTATCGAGAGCGCGCTTAACTCCGGTATCAATAAAATAGAATTTGGGATTTCCACGCTGTCGCTTTCTTACGGATTCATGAAAAGGTTCTAAAAGAAAACCAACTAATGTCTCTTCTAGTATTTGAAAGTATGATTGAACGCTCTTAATGGAAACGCCTACATCTCTTGCTATCTTTGCATAGTTGATAATTTTGCCAGAATCTTGTGCGGCCACTTGCAGGAAACGGCGAAACGGATCTAAGTTCCGCACCAACTGCTCTTGAGTGACTTCTTCCTTTAGGTATGTGTTTACGTACGAGCGCAAGTAATTTCGCTTTTCCGATTCATCGTTAAGTGAATAAAGAAGTGGCAATGTCCCCCATTCTAGCGCCTCCGTAAGCTCAAATCGACCCTTGAGCTCAACGGAGGTTAGGGGATAGAGGTAATAAACAAAAGCTCTTCCAGCAAGCATATTGGCACCTTCGCGTTTAAGCTTACGAGCACTAGAGCCGGTTAGAATAAAGCGAACATTGGTTGATTCGATTTGTTGATGAATAATGTCTAGTAGCTTAGGAACCTTTTGCACTTCGTCTATAATGACGCATTCTAGCTTGGAGCCAAAACCGCGTATGCGTAAAAGTAGTTCCTTTGGATTTAGCGAGAGGGCATCGACTTCGTCTGGATCTAGTAAGTCGACATAAAGGCACTTCTCGTTAATAAATCGCTCCTTTAGCAGGCTAGTTTTTCCCGTCCCTCGAGCGCCAAACAGAAAAAAATGATGTGATTTTGCTAACTTAATTACTCTCTCAATCATGCTCCATAATTTGCCTGCAAATATGTAGCGTTGTCAATATTTTCTTCGTCGTTGGTGCAAGCTCTCGAAAACGATAAATAAAGACGGGATGCGTTTTTGGAATTGCCTATTG contains:
- a CDS encoding ATP-binding protein: MIERVIKLAKSHHFFLFGARGTGKTSLLKERFINEKCLYVDLLDPDEVDALSLNPKELLLRIRGFGSKLECVIIDEVQKVPKLLDIIHQQIESTNVRFILTGSSARKLKREGANMLAGRAFVYYLYPLTSVELKGRFELTEALEWGTLPLLYSLNDESEKRNYLRSYVNTYLKEEVTQEQLVRNLDPFRRFLQVAAQDSGKIINYAKIARDVGVSIKSVQSYFQILEETLVGFLLEPFHESVRKRQRGNPKFYFIDTGVKRALDRTLTVKLLPQTYAFGKAFEQFLIAEIMHLQSYCEKDYAFSYLQTQDGAEIDLIIERPGDSRALIEIKSTERVTEDDIRHLSRLAKDIPNSSPYCFSRDTHAKEIQGVLCLHWTEGLKALGLTNL